tgattaccaataatcaaCATTGGTATCGGTCCTGAAAAATGCATATTGCTCCATCCCTACTATACATCACTGCTATCAACAACAAAGTGAGAACTGTGAATATTGAAAGCGATGAGAAGGTACAGCTACTCACCAAACTAATGTTAGAGTCAAAGCTCATCTGGATGTATTTCCAGTCAAACTCAATCCCTCTGGCTCCCACCCAAAGAGGCAGACATCTGAAGAAGTAAATTGGGATACAAACAGTAAGCTTCTTTGTTTAGATATGTGGAGCAATTTGACAAGTTTTGTGTATGTTTCTTTTGAAGGAACAGTGTTACTGCTCACCTCGACATCACAAGCTCTGCTGTGGCCCAGCCCATGGCAGCCACCATGATCTTGTACTCTCCTTTACCAGCATTACGAGACATCACCAGATGGAGACCTAGCAGGTCTGCTAGGTCCACTGTGGCCTTCATAAATTCCtagaagacaaaacaacacacatccCAGCTTCAAGCTAGTATTCCAGTCGCTTCCTTGCTTTGCAACTACACAAAAGATAATCTTCTTTTCTGATGTTGTTACCAAGATGACACACTTACTCCTACAAAGTCATAAACGCCTGCTCCTCCTTCCcatgtgggaaaaaatgtaGCTAAGAACAGCATCTGTTgaagcacaaaaagaaaagaaaatacagtttacaTTCAAACACAGAGGAGATACTGACATTTGTGCTTATTCtgttgttatttatgttgtttattatttcatatCCAGGCACTGGACAAGACCATTTAAAATCTAGAAACACTCTCTCACCTTACAGAGCTGGACAAACAGGTATGTTGCTCCTGCCTGGACACATCTCCAGAAGGCATTGTACTCTGAACTAAACATTGAACACacagatttaaaatgtaagACTTTGAAAAGCAGAATTCAGGATATATCTATTTAGTATCAGACAAAGACGGCagaaatttctgttttgtgatGCAATGCTTTAAAAGGAGTGTGATAATAGTGAGAAAGAATGTCTATTTCATCAATGGCAAATTCAAAACCACACTACACAGATTTAAGAGGATTATGCAGACCCACTCCCAAACCCTTAACATTACTAAGAAGATTATTATCAGAGACTCTCCAGCCTTCAAGCATATGTT
This genomic stretch from Amphiprion ocellaris isolate individual 3 ecotype Okinawa chromosome 9, ASM2253959v1, whole genome shotgun sequence harbors:
- the tmem147 gene encoding BOS complex subunit TMEM147, with product MTLFHFGNCFALAYFPYFITYKCSGLSEYNAFWRCVQAGATYLFVQLCKMLFLATFFPTWEGGAGVYDFVGEFMKATVDLADLLGLHLVMSRNAGKGEYKIMVAAMGWATAELVMSRCLPLWVGARGIEFDWKYIQMSFDSNISLVHYIAMAAVVWMFTRYDLPKSFRLPVTVLLALCVYKAFLMELFVHVFLLGSWTVLLVKAVLTGAISLCSLFLFVTLVHSN